The Legionella adelaidensis genome has a segment encoding these proteins:
- a CDS encoding conjugal transfer nickase/helicase domain-containing protein: protein MFHKPHKTPNAKPLKDLTAIVSPAQLLADAKRQQLLEKIEDFSGFEQTRFNTLCTPLIHNLINHCQSLPETYNSYYAQSGGLLDHALNRTEAALDLFRHFIIQESTELSEEQKLWMYALFSAGILQGIGKLQVEFKIGLYDVNGQLIKTWNPVLESLAAVGSYYQYSFLGPTDEDFRKRLNLLLARMLMPAAGFNLIASNADVLAVWLSLLNEDWQSAGTLGAILVRADAIAIQRYFNEFLHTIATRRGRINRISTFVDTNPENLIDKEKAIGIEFIQWLTKSLEDGQIMINKAPLLMVPGGLLISPEIYKYFVREHPEYKNWQAIQNGFLSLKLHSVATDGTVEARFEQTATQQMHTGVVFSNYAIALPETMKIHNVNTGKISTISATELIHSAQHNNNFRQPASPTSSQLAHLNAHGKWEQVEAQDALRPGSHHSG from the coding sequence TTGTTTCATAAACCTCATAAAACACCAAATGCGAAGCCGCTTAAAGATTTAACCGCCATCGTCTCACCGGCGCAATTGCTTGCAGACGCCAAAAGACAGCAATTATTGGAAAAAATAGAAGATTTCAGCGGTTTTGAGCAGACGCGATTTAACACTTTGTGTACCCCGCTTATCCATAACCTAATCAATCATTGTCAATCCTTGCCTGAAACTTACAACAGCTACTACGCGCAATCTGGAGGTTTGTTAGATCACGCATTAAATCGTACCGAAGCTGCCTTAGATTTATTTCGCCATTTTATTATTCAAGAAAGTACTGAACTCTCTGAAGAACAAAAACTCTGGATGTATGCACTTTTTTCAGCGGGAATTTTACAAGGTATTGGGAAATTACAAGTCGAATTTAAAATTGGACTCTATGATGTTAATGGCCAATTGATAAAAACCTGGAATCCCGTGCTAGAAAGTCTGGCAGCAGTTGGCAGTTACTATCAATATAGCTTTTTAGGCCCTACCGATGAAGATTTTCGTAAACGTCTCAATTTGTTATTAGCCCGCATGCTAATGCCTGCTGCCGGCTTTAATTTAATTGCCTCGAATGCTGATGTCTTGGCAGTTTGGCTCTCTCTCTTAAACGAAGATTGGCAGTCCGCGGGAACACTTGGAGCAATACTTGTTAGAGCAGATGCTATTGCTATTCAGCGTTATTTTAATGAGTTTTTACATACTATCGCTACCCGTCGAGGGAGAATAAATCGTATTAGCACCTTTGTTGATACAAATCCTGAGAATTTGATTGATAAAGAAAAAGCAATTGGAATAGAGTTTATTCAATGGCTAACCAAGTCTTTGGAAGACGGACAAATTATGATTAACAAAGCACCCTTATTAATGGTGCCGGGCGGATTACTTATTTCCCCTGAAATATATAAATATTTTGTGCGTGAACATCCAGAATATAAAAATTGGCAAGCGATTCAAAACGGCTTCTTATCTTTGAAATTACATAGTGTGGCAACAGACGGCACGGTAGAGGCCCGATTCGAACAAACAGCCACTCAACAAATGCATACAGGGGTGGTATTTTCAAATTATGCAATTGCCCTCCCTGAAACGATGAAAATTCATAATGTAAATACAGGTAAAATTAGTACTATCTCAGCCACCGAGCTAATTCATAGTGCCCAACATAACAATAATTTCCGGCAACCAGCTAGTCCAACGAGCAGCCAATTGGCTCATTTAAATGCACACGGGAAATGGGAACAAGTTGAAGCGCAAGACGCCTTACGACCAGGAAGTCATCATAGTGGCTGA
- the tatC gene encoding twin-arginine translocase subunit TatC: MMSYLLELRRRGLSVFAFFIVLFSLCFYFSNDIFLFLVQPLLKVLPDKNFMVATDITAPLITPLKLAANLSLLGTIPFALYHTWLFVAPALYRNERYNLQILISLSLLLFICGVLFCFYWVLPYMLNFFSHALPFHVRYLPDMTNTLDFITRMLIIFGLCFQVPLVCFFMVRLHLAELQTLKKIRPYIVVAAFIIGMLLTPPDVISQIMLAIPLWFLYEIGIILAVLFGKKEEIEYRQV; this comes from the coding sequence ATCATGTCCTATCTCCTGGAATTAAGAAGAAGAGGACTATCTGTTTTTGCATTTTTTATCGTTCTTTTTTCTTTATGTTTTTATTTTTCAAATGATATTTTTCTTTTCTTGGTGCAACCCTTATTAAAAGTATTGCCCGATAAAAATTTCATGGTAGCGACGGATATTACTGCTCCCCTCATTACACCTTTAAAGTTGGCAGCCAATTTATCTTTATTAGGCACTATTCCCTTTGCGTTATACCATACTTGGCTTTTTGTTGCGCCGGCCCTCTATAGAAATGAGCGTTATAATTTACAAATCTTAATTAGCTTGAGTTTGTTATTATTTATATGTGGTGTTTTATTCTGTTTTTATTGGGTATTGCCTTATATGCTTAATTTTTTTTCCCACGCGCTTCCTTTTCATGTGCGCTACTTACCGGATATGACAAATACCCTGGATTTTATCACGCGTATGCTCATCATTTTTGGGTTATGTTTCCAAGTGCCGTTAGTGTGTTTTTTTATGGTGCGCCTGCATTTAGCGGAGTTACAAACACTAAAGAAAATCAGGCCTTATATAGTAGTAGCCGCTTTTATCATTGGAATGCTTCTAACGCCGCCTGATGTAATCTCGCAAATTATGTTAGCTATTCCTCTATGGTTTTTGTATGAAATTGGAATTATTTTGGCTGTATTATTTGGAAAAAAAGAGGAGATAGAATATAGGCAGGTGTAG
- a CDS encoding symmetrical bis(5'-nucleosyl)-tetraphosphatase, with protein sequence MADYAIGDIQGCYDPLQRLLEKIHYNERQDRLWFVGDLVNRGPQSLQVIRFVKSLPLKPIVCLGNHDLHLLARIFTHPVRINKDDTLHELLQASDSEEIGHWLRKQFILFYDATLNIVMCHAGIAPIWDLPTAIKLSRELEAVLHGEDYLYFLNNMYGNEPTHWSNSLPRLERLRLICNYFTRMRFCNENGDLNLSYKGTIADAPAHLFPWFLVPNRIEIPADIVFGHWAALMARSPHPRIHALDSGCYWGNSLTAICLQDKQRYTVSCA encoded by the coding sequence GTGGCTGATTATGCTATTGGAGATATTCAAGGATGCTATGACCCTTTGCAACGATTGCTTGAGAAAATCCACTATAATGAGCGGCAGGATAGGCTCTGGTTTGTAGGTGATTTGGTAAACAGAGGCCCTCAGTCGCTACAGGTAATACGTTTTGTCAAAAGTTTACCTTTAAAACCTATTGTTTGCTTAGGTAATCACGATTTGCACTTACTAGCCCGGATTTTTACCCACCCTGTACGAATAAATAAAGATGATACTTTACATGAACTTTTACAAGCCTCCGACAGTGAAGAAATCGGCCATTGGCTGCGTAAACAATTTATATTATTTTATGATGCTACGTTAAACATCGTCATGTGCCATGCAGGGATTGCCCCAATATGGGATTTACCTACCGCCATAAAATTATCACGGGAATTAGAAGCTGTTTTGCATGGAGAGGATTACTTATATTTTCTAAATAATATGTATGGCAATGAGCCAACACATTGGTCTAATTCACTCCCTCGTCTCGAGCGCTTACGTTTAATTTGTAATTATTTTACCCGCATGCGTTTTTGTAATGAAAACGGCGATTTAAACCTATCTTATAAAGGTACTATAGCCGATGCACCTGCCCATTTATTCCCCTGGTTTTTAGTGCCCAATCGTATTGAAATACCAGCTGATATTGTATTTGGTCATTGGGCGGCCCTGATGGCGAGGAGTCCTCACCCGCGAATTCACGCTTTAGACAGCGGCTGTTACTGGGGAAATTCTTTAACAGCAATATGCCTCCAAGATAAACAACGTTATACGGTTTCATGCGCATGA
- the rsmA gene encoding 16S rRNA (adenine(1518)-N(6)/adenine(1519)-N(6))-dimethyltransferase RsmA produces the protein MHQPRKRFGQNFLQDKNIINKILRSFNPKPDEFIVEIGPGLGALTLPLLQEVNSLVAIEIDKDLQKYLQAQPEAKNKLKIIDADALTINYSDFGHEIRVIGNLPYNISTPLLFSLLQSSQHIKDMLFMLQKEVVERLAAEPGTKDYGRLSIMVQYLCQVDYLFTVPAEAFFPPPKVESAIVSLTPYKKNPFTAVPVQQLEKLVAKAFSMRRKTLANNLKGFINLDILEKLNINPGLRPEQVTVEQYAQIAKLLAN, from the coding sequence ATGCATCAACCTCGTAAACGTTTCGGGCAAAATTTTTTACAAGATAAAAATATTATTAATAAAATTTTGCGCTCCTTTAATCCAAAACCAGACGAATTCATTGTTGAGATCGGCCCTGGATTAGGTGCCTTAACACTTCCGTTACTACAAGAAGTAAATTCATTAGTCGCGATAGAAATTGATAAGGATTTGCAAAAATATTTACAAGCACAACCTGAGGCCAAAAATAAATTAAAAATTATCGATGCAGATGCTTTGACCATTAACTATAGTGACTTTGGTCATGAGATAAGAGTTATTGGCAACCTCCCCTATAATATTTCTACGCCTCTTTTATTTTCGCTGTTACAAAGCTCCCAGCATATAAAAGACATGTTATTCATGCTGCAAAAGGAAGTAGTTGAAAGGCTGGCGGCAGAACCAGGAACAAAAGATTACGGCCGCCTAAGTATTATGGTGCAATACCTTTGCCAAGTAGATTACCTCTTTACTGTACCGGCTGAGGCTTTTTTCCCCCCACCAAAAGTCGAGTCAGCGATTGTTTCCTTAACACCTTATAAAAAAAATCCCTTTACTGCAGTACCCGTTCAACAATTGGAAAAACTAGTAGCTAAAGCCTTTTCTATGCGGCGTAAAACATTAGCCAATAACTTAAAAGGATTTATTAATTTAGATATTTTAGAAAAATTAAATATAAACCCAGGCTTGCGTCCAGAACAGGTGACAGTAGAGCAGTATGCTCAAATAGCGAAATTACTCGCCAATTAG